CCAGGGCCCCCCAGCCAGCAGGGCCCAGCAAGGTCATCCAGTCTTCCCCGCTGCAGCACTCTTTCCTCACAGACGTCTCAGACGTgagggagatggagggaggcCTCCTCAACCTGCTCAACGACTTCCACTCAGGCAAATTACAGGCTTTCGGTAAGATAACCCCGATCAGAGACACCACCAAGAGAATATTCAGTTTCAGGCTGAAAGTAAATCCAGCTGAAAAAGCCGCTTTGGTGGATGAATCACAGTGAAATCAAAGAGCGTGGTGCTATTTCTACACATCGGGTGCCTTTgaaacagtttttctgttttctagGTAAGGTGTGCTCCTTCGAGCAGCTGGAACATGTGCGTGAGATGCAGGAGAAGCTAGCCCGACTGCACTTCAGCCTGGACAGCCATGTGGAGGAGCTTTCAGAGGACCAGAGGAAGTGCGCCTCTGACCACAACCTGGAGCACCTGCTCTGTAATGTAGGCACAAACCACGGCAGCACAAGGTCGCCCAAATCTGCACTTTTGTTGATAAGAAATGAACAGATGTCAGCTTGAGGGATTGAGTTCAGTGTAAAACGGTTTTATACGGAAAGTGGTTTAGTTCGTGTTTAATGGTTAAGATGTTGAGCTCATGCTCCactatttttcttcctttcactCCAAGCTGTGAATTGTCcaatcataaaaatgaaatttaatcgTACAGTATCAGAAAGTGCAGCTCAGCTCGCATGTATCACTAATTTATTTCCttctttaaatgttaataattatCCGTCACAAACATAGCTGCGTCGCTCGAGAAGGCTTTCTATTTTCAGCGTTCTTGTGGTTCTGCGTTCTCCACACCTCGCCGGCTGTGGGGAAGTTGCAGTGCTGCATGTCGGGGATGTGAAAACCATCCTTCAGCTCATGACGGACTCGGCTGCCAGGAACACTTGTTAGCTGTAGCTGTGATGACTAATTGTGCACCAGAGCAGATGGTGCACAATTAGGAAggaacgtgtgtgtttgttaacaGTGCGGTCAGACGATAGGAGCATGATCGATGACCCGACACACAGGCTGTTGTTTGTGATTACATCACTTTCCATTTTTTACAACAcactcatctgtttgtttgtttcccacAGCTCGAGGAGCTCAGCACATCGATGTATCCTTTCCTAAATGGGTGACGTTTTATTTCTGGGAACCACCCAACAATCCGTGTGCAGATTTTTAAATCATCTGTTTCTCAGTTCtaagtcctttctgtgtgaatCTTTAACGTGTCCTCGTTCAGACAGAAGCTGCATTTGGCTGAGAACCAGGACCTGCCAAAGACATCTGGACCCTGACAGAGCGAAGTGTGGAGGATAGCAACCACACACTCATCCTCTCCAAACATCTAACCAATCCAGGTTGCCATGGCGTTGATCCAGCTGCCTTAGTTACGGCGTGGAAAAAATTCACAGGTCGACGGATTATTTTTCCAATGGAGCAATGGAgtgacaaacagcagcagaggattaaatgaacattcaatcAAAATATTCAAGTCCTGGTTGATGGCACAACAGCTGATCAGAGAGTTTGATGAACAGTTGAGTTTATGGAAAAATCTTTCACCTGTACTTGACCTCAACTGACCTGTTAGTCGATCCAGCTGTAATTTCTGGTTCTTTCTGTTTTCAATCTCAAGCACAGTTTTAGAATTTTATGTTCTGCCTCATCTTTTGCATCGTCTTATGTTGTGATTTTCTCTGCTAGCAAAGGTAAGAATTTGAGCCGCACTGAAGAACCGATCACATTTGGCCAGTTCAGAACCTAAAAGGGAGTTTTCACTTCTGCTGTTACTTTACTCCTTTTTTTGTATCACAAGTTTATAAGgctacattttattttggtgtaTATTTCTTCTtgaatatttctatttatttattttctatttcattgaTGAACTAACACATAGAACACAAAACAATTGATATGTTTCAACATTGTGTAGTCcagctgtttctgtttct
The Antennarius striatus isolate MH-2024 chromosome 17, ASM4005453v1, whole genome shotgun sequence genome window above contains:
- the ccdc28b gene encoding coiled-coil domain-containing protein 28B; this translates as MEDKRKKRSPKVSLPQPPPPPINPRKLSVLPASKSATFSLGLPQPPSPKNRGKYKRSIGAPGQPKEVFTAVVAPPKTTRTHKEKPRAPQPAGPSKVIQSSPLQHSFLTDVSDVREMEGGLLNLLNDFHSGKLQAFGKVCSFEQLEHVREMQEKLARLHFSLDSHVEELSEDQRKCASDHNLEHLLCNLEELSTSIQKLHLAENQDLPKTSGP